A window of Salvia splendens isolate huo1 chromosome 8, SspV2, whole genome shotgun sequence genomic DNA:
tatacgtgcataatcttgcacaacatgattgtccaagacgaaggacccgaggcgggaaattggttcgacgacgaatcccccggaagctcaaccgcaagtagtccgcctcgaagtggagcgcatccgtctatacaagaacggttatctattcgtgcaaggacacgcgattCTAGTGCCCACActcaactccaacaggatctaattgagcacatttgggcaaattttggcggatgaaattattaaaattgtgtacttttatttttttaggattttaattgtgtgctttttatttatttaggattttaattgtgtgctttttatttttctaaaagtttaaattttttttaatgttgtgtgttttttaataaagtgtgtttgtttttttaataaagtgtgtttatttaaattgaattgggttggaaataaaaaaaatgaaattgaatgaatagtaatttaaggaacggttaaggaacggagggttgcaggttctgttccttagttaaggaatggagtaaaaaagtacagtggggccctcaaatagtggtttaaggaacgatataggaacggtataggaacatcattgtggatggcctgaaatgttttttttctctacttctaaattttttcaaaattttcaaaactaTCTCCGGTCCATCACATATACTTTGAACTAGTAAAGACTAAATGATAGgatattgaataagaaaaaggGTTGAAATGAATCGAAAAATAAAAACTGCCGAGGTAAAAGTGGAGAAACAATGACTATCATGCTGATGGATGAAGACGAAGGCATAAGTTTGAAAAACTTAATACTCTTTCGTCCTATAATAGTTGAGTTGTATTCATTTTTGGATTGTATTAAggtaattgagtcatttccttattTGACAAAAGTTTTTTCTCTTTAACATTTTACTCTCGCTTTCTCTGTCAAGGTAGGAGAGGCATTTGTTTTGAGCATGACTCAAAAGTTTTTCTGTATTATGTGTGTAGTATAGGAGATGTAGTAGGTGATCATCATCAccattattatattaatattttagtgGTGGTATAGgttgtaaataacttgatgtACATGAGTAATAAATTGAGGTAACTTTGATGCGATGTAATGATGGTCCCACTTCGGAGCGAAAAGAATTTCTAAACTTTTTTAGGAattgaataaaagaaaaaattttatactccctccgtcccgggctactcgctcatttccttttcggctcggagattaaggaatgagtgtataggaaagtaaaaaatgacggctgtaggtgaatttttttactaaaaatgaaaagagtgcaagtaacttgggacgcccaaaaaggaaataagtgcgagtagtgcgggacggagggagtactactttttaGGATGATGGATGGAGTATCAATTTATCATCAGTTCTTATGTCTGTCATACAAAATAATCTGAATCAGTTCATCACTTGCAACAATGATCTGCAGTAGTTCGTCAGCATCACAATTGTATAATTTTGTTATGTAAAAGTAAGGcaaatggtaaaagtaaaacatTTGAGGTTGAATGTAGATGAACATTTTTTACACTGTTTTCTAGAACACCATTATTGATAATTTCATACTCCTCCTACtacaaaaattacaaatttacgaATCTTTACATAGACTATGCATGATTACATGGATACAGTAGCACCACTGTTTCTAATCACTCACTCTGTTTTCTCTCTCTACGAATTACTCCATACATTTGCGTACACATTACTTGCACTGTTGTTGTGGAGGTCCAGTAGctagagagagaagagggatggcttagagcatccacaacggtggcgtccgtcgccacggcGGTTCGCGCCGCCGGTACGGACGCTACCCGCCGTCGCTGCGCTCGCGCGGGAtggcttagagcatccacaacggtggcgtcTGTCGCCACGGCGgttcgcgccgctggcacggacgccacccGCCGTCGCTgtgctcgcgccgctggcacggcgctgctcgatgcatcgagcagcgccgtgccagcgagcagctgacgtggcgcgccctcattcgtcaacggcatagccgttgtgtttaaattaattttttttaaaaaaaatcggtttttaattaaaaaaaccgataaaaaaaaattcacttcccaaaaaaattatattcgtttataaccgttttttccactttttaattttttttaattttttttaccccaaaaatacacactttcatctataaatacccccaatttcactcctaaaaattcacatcaaactacacaattcttatcatcattctctcatctccattctcatcttcaatctctcaatatgaccgataggtcatctatgacccccacgcaacttcaaacgcacgagaccatgatattgggtctccaaaaacaattggggttggtgccgtcggatgcgtagtcttcctcgggtaatattagccaataattgtgtaattttaaatttttaggattttaattatgtaatttttaatttttagtattttaattatgtaatttttaatttttaggattttaattatgtaatttttaatttttaggattttaattatgtcttttttgttttatttgtaatttgtaatatttattgtggttttttaatgaattttaatattatggaaatgtttttgtgtaattgaattttaaattaattgtgctcgtccttgcggaagagcacagctgtgagtgttgtgctcttatcagagagcagacagaaaaagtagGGTCGGGCctacaaccgtgccgctggtaaGAGCACGGTTTGTGTATGCTCTTATGCTGCAGTTGTTTCTCTGAAGCACACAATCCACCGCCTTCTCAATTCTTCAATTGCCTCTGCCACTCTACAATCTGCACACGTGGAGGTGAATTCGCTACAGCAGGTTCTCAGAAAACTCGATGACAGTATCTGGAGAAGCAATAGGTTGAACGAATTGGATGAAGAAATCAGAGAGGCAGCACAAAAATTAGAAGATTCGCTGGAATACTACGAAAAAGGATCTGGAGATGGAGGAAGTGAGGCTCGAAATAGCTTCTTTCTCCGAAAATGTGAAGAGGATGAAGGAAGAGTTCATCAAAAAATTAGACACGCCTGAAGAGGATGATAGTACACCAGATTTTTCGTCAATTAGGGATGGTTGGAATCTCCGATGAGATTAGTGGCATTAAGAAAAAGCTGGTTGGAGGTGTGAGGCCATGCGACTATGGCATTTTCTGGATTGTTGGgagggctggcagcggaagaaCAGTTACTGCGAGGATCATCCTTGAAGAGCTGCTCGTAGGCAAAGATAAATGTGTGGATTGCGGCGCGTGGGTGACAATAGGCCCAAATATCAATGGGAAGATATCATTTTAGCTATTCTTCGTCAACTAGGTTATCCTTCCAATGAAATTAAGGTTTGTCTTCTCATTTTAGGTAATTTTCACACTACTAAAGTTTTTCGATTAGATCATGCAATCTGCCTTAGCTGATGTTATGAAACTGATGTTTTAATTGCAAAGATTCAAAAACTCATATGACATTGCAGAACTTTGTGCTCTCCAACAATTATCCCTTAATATTAATATGTATGCAGTCATTGGTCCACTTGCAAGTGTTGAGTTTCGTTTAAGCGAGTTAATGTATAAAGACTCGATTTGCCTTAGCTCTATACAACTTCTGCTAGCTGAACTATAGTAACAATCATCTGGAAGTGGTGTTTTCGTTGCCATGATTTTGAACTCATTTGCAGATTGCAGAATGTTGTAAACGTAATGCTAAATCCAACAGTTATCCGCTATTATTACGCAATATAGGTTTATGTAGGTTATGGATTCACTGATCTACTAACAAGTGGAACTAGTGTTGAGTTGCCTCCAAGCTTGTGAAAGAGTAAATGTGTTTGCTTTCTTCTTGAATATCTCGTTTCAGACTGGACATCCTGTTAATCCAGACCAGTCTTTAGGATTAGGAGATGATGAGGAACTACTAGTTGAGCATTTGTACACGAGATTGAAGGATTGCAGATACATGATTGTTTTGGATGATGTGTGCGACACAAATATTTGGGACTACTTGAGACGGTCATTTCCAAAGCAAGATAATGGAAGCCTACTCTTGCTTACTACCAGTTTAGAGAAAATAGCTCTGTTTTCATATAGTTTCCATATTTCTCGTATGCCTGACTTTGATGAACATCCTATGTGGGACTTTCTTTGCTTGGTTGTTTTTGGAGGGCCATTTTGCCCGCCACAACTTGAGGAAGCTGGAAAGAATATAATCAAGAATTGCCAAGGTCTCCGTCTCGTAGTCATTAAGGTACTTCTCTTCCTTTCCAGCACCAAGAAGACACCAGAGCACTGGAACAACATAGCTGCTGACAAAGACAATCCTATTTTCATGGTTGCTGATGAAATATCTGAGGTACTTCTACTTTGCTGAAGATAACAAACTTAGTAAATGATAAACAGGAAATGCATCTCTACTTTGATACATGACTGATCGTGGTTTTTGAACTAAAACAAACCACACACTGGTTGAGCTCGAACTGCAGTCAATATTATACAGACCACAAACTTGAACTAAATTTCAATATTAAAGAAAAGGAGTGGTCAATCTCATATCTACTCTTTTAACAGGTTTGTAGATTCAAAGACGACTTTAACAATTCAGTGCCAGATGATGATCGAAGAGCTGCAACTTTTAAAATAGTGGCAAAAATGCTCAACTTCTCAAATCATGTGGAAGGGATTAAGTTGCAAATGTTCTCAAAAAGGTTACATCCGAACATGGAGATTTTTTCGATCTTTGGGATGGCAGGGATTGGTAAAACTACTCTGGTTAAGAAAGTTTTCGCTAATTCTGTGCCATTTTGATCATATCATGCATGGATCACTCTTGGCCCAAATTATCAATCGGAAGAATTCTTGGTAGATATTTTGGCGAGACTATGTGTTGCTGTTGACAAAATGCATTTAAGAGAAGATGAGAAACTGGTTAAGGATTTGTGCACATCATTATCCAATAAGAGATGCCTCATTGTGTTGGATGATTTATGGAACAAAGAACCCTTGCATTACCTGAAAAATCTATTGCCCGACATCAAGGGTGAAACCTTCGTAACAAGAAGGCAATTTGAAGTAGCAAAATGTGGAAGATCTGATTTTGTTTACAAGATGCCCTTGctagatgaagaagaaagttgGCTTCTTTTTTGTCGGAAGTTGTTCTCCAGTGACTTATGCCCTCAAGCTCTAATGTCAAATGTAGTATCTCCGAGCTACAATTACTTGCCTC
This region includes:
- the LOC121743854 gene encoding putative late blight resistance protein homolog R1A-3 isoform X1, whose product is MCGLRRVGDNRPKYQWEDIILAILRQLGYPSNEIKTGHPVNPDQSLGLGDDEELLVEHLYTRLKDCRYMIVLDDVCDTNIWDYLRRSFPKQDNGSLLLLTTSLEKIALFSYSFHISRMPDFDEHPMWDFLCLVVFGGPFCPPQLEEAGKNIIKNCQGLRLVVIKVLLFLSSTKKTPEHWNNIAADKDNPIFMVADEISEVCRFKDDFNNSVPDDDRRAATFKIVAKMLNFSNHVEGIKLQMFSKRLHPNMEIFSIFGMAGIGKTTLVKKVFANSVPF